One Vanessa atalanta chromosome 6, ilVanAtal1.2, whole genome shotgun sequence genomic window carries:
- the LOC125064851 gene encoding inositol-trisphosphate 3-kinase homolog isoform X3, with protein sequence MTVSSKMNSVSRQSVLSRLGPGGLLYAANKILAVAAGKDEDRWRSKNEGALFKRWKRTTSSVETTPAAPAPTTPSSQPSDLLKFLAINALELSAPASDALLKSRSSEWFQLSGHPGSLAPAGPGTVWKRRAAGDHPAHNPERDAYEALAACPHMRSAIPRFYRELEYGGEHFIELQDLLHGFRDPHVMDIKMGTRTFLEDEVSNARARSDLYEKMVRLDPNAPTEAEHVARAVTKLRYMQFREQCSSSAEQGFRIEAVKLPGQPPLTDLQKVKEPKQLTAAVARFFGNDERARHAIATRLREIRSLFEKSDFFRTHEIVGSSIFIIYDDERVGAWLIDFAKTRRVPNEIKVTHREPWQQGNHEEGFLYGLDRLINTIETARLSEAMTEPDVSR encoded by the exons ATGACCGTATCCAGCAAGATGAACAGTGTTTCCCGCCAGTCGGTGCTGAGCCGGCTCGGCCCTGGCGGGCTACTCTATGCCGCAAATAAAATCCTAGCG GTTGCTGCTGGTAAAGATGAGGATCGTTGGCGTAGTAAGAACGAAGGAGCTTTGTTCAAGCGCTGGAAGCGCACTACGTCTTCTGTGGAGACCACTCCAGCCGCTCCTGCACCAACCACACCTTCGTCACAACCTTCTGATTTGCTCAAATTCTTAGctatt AATGCATTAGAGCTTTCAGCGCCAGCATCTGATGCTCTGCTTAAGTCGCGATCATCGGAATGGTTCCAGTTGTCCGGACACCCAGGCTCCTTGGCACCCGCTGGTCCCGGTACGGTTTGGAAGCGAAGGGCAGCTGGCGATCACCCCGCACACAACCCTGAGCGCGACGCTTATGAAGCACTAGCGGCATGTCCACATATGCGCTCTGCTATTCCTCGCTTCtacagagaactagaatatggCGGTGAACATTTTATTGAGTTGCAAGATCTTCTCCATGGTTTCCGCGACCCTCATGTAATGGATATCAAAATGGGCACTCGTACATTCTTAGAAGACGAAGTCAGTAATGCCCGTGCTAGATCGGACCTATATGAGAAAATGGTTCGCCTAGATCCTAATGCACCCACCGAAGCTGAACACGTCGCACGCGCAGTCACTAAGTTACGTTACATGCAATTCCGTGAACAATGTTCATCGTCCGCGGAACAAGGATTTCGTATTGAAGCTGTGAAACTCCCTGGCCAACCACCACTCACAGATCTCCAAAAAGTGAAAGAACCAAAGCAACTAACTGCTGCAGTCGCTCGTTTCTTTGGCAACGATGAACGAGCTCGTCACGCAATAGCTACTCGTCTTCGAGAGATTAGAAGTCTGTTTGAAAAGTCTGACTTCTTCCGAACACATGAAATTGTTGGTAgcagcatttttattatttacgacgACGAGCGAGTCGGCGCATGGCTTATCGATTTCGCTAAGACTCGACGTGtaccaaatgaaataaaagttacCCATAGGGAGCCCTGGCAACAGGGCAATCATGAAGAAGGTTTCTTATATGGATTAGATAGGCTAATAAATACGATAGAAACAGCAAGACTTTCTGAAGCAATGACAGAACCGGATGTGTCACGTTGA